In Gemmatimonadaceae bacterium, the following proteins share a genomic window:
- a CDS encoding metallophosphoesterase family protein — translation MRIAALYDIHGNLPALEAVLADVRDAAVDLVVMGGDVLPGPMPHESLAALAALAALADDGVALLAIRGNGDRTVLEARRGTISPEVPAPIHDVMRWNAAQLTPHDAAWMEGWPTTATVEHDALGRILFCHATPRSDTEIFTQRTAEARIAPAFDGVDAALVVCGHTHMTFDRTIAGRRVVNAGSVGMPFGETGARWLLIDRDVEFRHTTYDLDAAAARIRTTAYPRAEHFAAHNVLTTPTAEAMLAALER, via the coding sequence ATGCGCATCGCCGCCCTCTACGACATCCACGGCAACCTCCCCGCGCTGGAAGCGGTACTGGCCGATGTGCGAGATGCGGCGGTCGACCTGGTGGTGATGGGCGGCGACGTACTCCCTGGACCAATGCCGCACGAGTCGCTCGCGGCGCTGGCTGCGCTCGCCGCGCTCGCCGACGACGGAGTGGCGCTCCTGGCGATACGCGGGAACGGCGATCGCACGGTGCTCGAGGCGCGACGCGGCACCATCTCCCCCGAAGTCCCCGCGCCCATTCACGACGTCATGCGCTGGAACGCGGCGCAGCTCACCCCGCACGACGCGGCCTGGATGGAGGGCTGGCCGACGACCGCGACGGTGGAGCACGACGCGCTGGGGCGCATCCTCTTCTGCCACGCCACACCCCGCAGCGACACCGAGATCTTCACCCAGCGCACCGCCGAGGCGCGCATCGCCCCCGCGTTCGACGGCGTGGACGCCGCACTCGTCGTCTGCGGCCACACGCACATGACCTTCGACCGGACCATCGCCGGCCGCCGCGTGGTGAACGCCGGCTCGGTAGGGATGCCGTTCGGCGAGACGGGCGCACGCTGGCTCCTCATCGACCGCGACGTCGAGTTCCGCCATACGACCTACGACCTCGACGCCGCGGCGGCGCGCATCCGGACAACGGCGTATCCGCGCGCCGAGCACTTCGCGGCCCACAACGTCCTCACCACCCCCACCGCCGAGGCGATGCTCGCGGCGTTGGAGCGCTGA
- a CDS encoding response regulator, translating into MLTSRILRSPWPRSPRHAAIAGLVALGAGWGTPPLLGAQVAERPHSTAAPPSPTAPSYIRRVIDSDDGLPDTQVNAIAQTPDGYLWLGTRRGVVRYDGLNFRLFGPDDTPALPSGMVQALSVDRSGRLWVGTSRGLAVLEKGVFRTIDERQVPRGVTWKVVEDSSGRLWVSGEFGVRVGDGRSFAAVPGLDAFIYALAADRTGRMWFAGRNFLGSFRVGDSAAVTWRPSLGERFFDIVDDGAGGFWVGTRSGAWRLDVADPANVRVTQRVATGEDTDGNEVWTLARTPGGELWMGTERFGVLRWDGDDVRPVDAPAGGTPDVVWWLFPDSRGRIWAGTGSGMLRFQRSAFVTLSEGISPRSTWTVRQDERGTMWAAVSDGRVYYLEGDRWTGVLPRAGRNQASALWPRPGGGMYSVWNERRVYEIDRTSRRDVTAQLGLAGRSVLSLFRDHDGSFWVSTDSGVLHSEGGVARPAPASWGLNTGTTTRNVARDPRGRLIFARPWLTIVDRGVATRYDERKGLTQYDVVSILPDGDNLWIATGDSGLYVLRRDTVVHVGRADPRLRRELLGVARDAFGHLWLTSSFGLYRVEAQDLLDYADGKVRSVRLRAFDRADGLPTTEFNADYQSQIATDAMGRLWFPSYAGAVRVDPREVREDLIAPQVHLERIVVDGVERPLAPGLHLTEHVSRLEIAFAATDALVPSRVRAQYRMTGIDTTWQDAGARRQLSFGPLRGGEYHFEVRVANEDGDWNPARASLVIHVPRAPYEYRWFYPSLVALAVAIIALLARLRLQVAERQERELSALVEERTRELEASRDSLEERVKARTAELARELEERKLLEQRLVTAQKLESIGRLAGGVAHEINNSITGVLGFTQLAQHGARGNAPLQADLEEVWKAGRRVADITRQLLAFARRQHTQPVAVQFGTLLDALARSLRQSVGERVQLTVQAPDDLPPVSADPSQLEQLVFNLVLNARDAMPDGGEVTLRLREEEVERIRIVDDMSLSPGRYVVLDVIDTGTGMDDEVRQRLFEPFFTTKEVNRGTGLGLAVCHGIVARHQGAIEVESAPGRGTRLTIWLPVWVGDPIVPDRSDPRPTGTETILLVEDEVAVRQVASRMLTLLGYRVLEAADGTDALAVAEREGSAIDIVVTDVMMPRVKGPELVRALRLRLPQLPVVFMSGYSGLDAAALSEMASLGPMLAKPFAQEALATVVRRELDRHRASEAMTATAGGGAAEPIVPGRYRPFDSGGGAR; encoded by the coding sequence GTGCTCACCTCCCGGATCCTCCGCTCGCCCTGGCCGCGATCGCCGCGTCATGCCGCGATCGCCGGTCTCGTGGCGCTGGGCGCCGGCTGGGGAACGCCCCCCCTCTTGGGGGCACAGGTGGCAGAACGGCCCCACTCGACAGCGGCGCCCCCGTCGCCCACCGCCCCGTCGTACATCCGCCGCGTCATCGACAGCGACGATGGCCTCCCCGACACGCAGGTCAACGCCATCGCGCAAACGCCAGACGGGTACCTCTGGCTGGGGACGCGCCGCGGCGTGGTTCGCTATGACGGGCTGAACTTCCGTCTCTTCGGTCCCGACGACACGCCGGCGCTGCCGAGTGGCATGGTCCAGGCGCTCTCGGTCGACCGCTCGGGGCGCCTGTGGGTGGGGACGTCGCGCGGGCTCGCAGTGCTGGAGAAGGGAGTCTTCCGCACCATCGACGAACGACAGGTCCCGCGGGGCGTCACCTGGAAGGTGGTCGAGGACTCGAGCGGGCGACTGTGGGTCAGTGGTGAGTTCGGCGTGCGCGTTGGCGATGGGCGGAGCTTTGCCGCTGTCCCCGGACTCGACGCCTTCATCTATGCCTTGGCAGCGGATCGCACGGGGCGTATGTGGTTCGCCGGACGCAACTTCCTCGGCTCCTTCCGCGTGGGCGACAGCGCCGCCGTCACCTGGCGGCCGTCGCTCGGCGAGCGGTTTTTCGACATCGTGGACGACGGCGCGGGGGGCTTCTGGGTGGGGACGCGCTCCGGTGCCTGGCGACTCGACGTCGCCGATCCCGCCAACGTGCGCGTCACGCAGCGAGTCGCGACCGGCGAAGACACGGACGGCAACGAGGTGTGGACGCTGGCCCGCACGCCGGGCGGTGAGCTGTGGATGGGGACCGAGCGCTTTGGCGTGTTGCGCTGGGACGGCGACGACGTGCGCCCAGTCGACGCGCCGGCGGGAGGGACCCCCGATGTGGTCTGGTGGCTCTTCCCCGATTCGCGCGGGCGCATCTGGGCCGGCACCGGCAGCGGCATGCTGCGCTTCCAGCGTTCGGCGTTCGTCACCCTCAGCGAGGGGATCTCGCCGCGGAGCACGTGGACCGTTCGCCAGGACGAACGCGGGACGATGTGGGCCGCCGTCTCCGATGGGCGCGTCTACTACCTCGAGGGCGATCGCTGGACCGGCGTCCTCCCGCGCGCCGGCCGCAACCAGGCCAGCGCCCTCTGGCCCAGGCCCGGCGGCGGGATGTACTCCGTGTGGAATGAACGCCGGGTCTACGAGATCGATCGCACCTCGCGGCGCGACGTCACCGCGCAGTTGGGGCTTGCCGGGCGCTCGGTCCTCTCGCTCTTTCGCGACCACGACGGCTCCTTCTGGGTCTCCACCGACAGCGGCGTCCTGCACTCGGAGGGGGGCGTGGCGCGGCCGGCACCCGCCAGTTGGGGGCTCAACACCGGGACCACCACGCGCAACGTGGCGCGCGACCCCCGTGGACGCCTCATCTTCGCGCGCCCCTGGCTCACGATCGTCGACCGGGGCGTCGCCACGCGATACGACGAGCGCAAGGGGCTCACGCAGTACGACGTCGTCTCCATCCTTCCCGACGGTGACAACCTCTGGATTGCCACCGGCGACTCCGGGCTCTACGTCCTGCGTCGCGACACCGTGGTGCACGTGGGGCGCGCCGACCCGCGCCTGCGTCGCGAGCTGCTCGGCGTGGCCCGCGATGCCTTCGGCCACCTCTGGCTGACGTCGAGCTTCGGGCTGTACCGCGTGGAGGCGCAGGACCTCCTCGACTACGCCGACGGCAAGGTTCGATCGGTGCGCTTGCGCGCATTCGATCGCGCCGACGGGCTCCCCACCACCGAGTTCAACGCCGACTACCAGAGCCAGATTGCCACCGATGCGATGGGGCGCCTCTGGTTCCCGTCGTACGCCGGTGCCGTGCGCGTCGACCCGCGCGAGGTCCGCGAGGACCTGATCGCCCCGCAGGTGCACCTGGAGCGCATCGTCGTCGATGGGGTCGAGCGCCCGCTGGCGCCCGGGTTGCACCTCACGGAGCACGTCTCGCGCCTGGAAATCGCCTTTGCCGCCACCGACGCCCTCGTGCCCTCGCGCGTGCGCGCCCAGTACCGGATGACCGGCATCGACACCACCTGGCAGGACGCCGGTGCGCGCCGGCAACTCTCATTTGGTCCGCTGCGCGGCGGTGAGTACCACTTCGAGGTCCGCGTCGCCAACGAGGACGGCGACTGGAACCCCGCCAGGGCCTCGCTCGTCATCCACGTGCCGCGCGCACCGTACGAGTACCGCTGGTTCTACCCCTCCCTCGTCGCCCTCGCCGTCGCCATCATCGCCCTGCTCGCCCGGTTGCGCCTGCAGGTGGCCGAACGGCAGGAGCGCGAGCTGTCGGCGCTGGTGGAAGAGCGCACGCGTGAACTCGAGGCGTCGCGGGACTCGCTCGAGGAGCGGGTGAAGGCGCGCACCGCCGAACTCGCCCGCGAGCTGGAGGAGCGCAAGCTCCTCGAGCAGCGCCTCGTCACCGCCCAAAAGCTGGAGAGCATCGGGCGCCTGGCCGGCGGCGTGGCCCACGAGATCAACAACTCCATCACCGGCGTACTCGGCTTCACCCAGTTGGCGCAGCATGGCGCGCGCGGGAACGCTCCCCTGCAGGCCGACCTGGAGGAGGTATGGAAGGCCGGGCGCCGAGTGGCCGACATCACGCGACAACTGCTGGCCTTCGCGCGGCGGCAGCATACGCAGCCCGTCGCCGTGCAGTTCGGCACCCTCCTCGACGCCCTGGCGCGCTCGCTGCGCCAGTCCGTCGGCGAGCGCGTGCAGCTGACGGTGCAGGCGCCGGACGATCTCCCCCCCGTGAGCGCCGACCCGTCGCAGCTCGAGCAGCTCGTCTTCAACCTCGTCCTCAACGCGCGCGACGCCATGCCCGACGGGGGAGAGGTGACGTTGCGGCTGCGGGAGGAGGAGGTCGAGCGCATCCGCATCGTCGACGACATGTCGCTCAGCCCCGGGCGCTACGTCGTCCTCGACGTCATCGACACCGGGACCGGGATGGATGACGAGGTCCGCCAGCGGTTGTTCGAACCGTTCTTCACAACCAAGGAAGTGAACCGCGGCACCGGGCTCGGGCTCGCCGTCTGCCACGGCATCGTCGCGCGGCACCAGGGGGCCATCGAGGTCGAGAGCGCCCCGGGGCGCGGGACACGACTCACCATCTGGCTCCCGGTGTGGGTCGGCGATCCAATCGTCCCCGACCGTAGCGACCCGCGCCCAACCGGCACCGAGACCATCCTTCTCGTCGAGGACGAAGTCGCCGTACGACAGGTCGCGAGCCGCATGCTCACCCTCCTGGGTTATCGCGTGCTGGAGGCAGCGGACGGCACCGACGCCCTCGCCGTCGCCGAACGCGAGGGGAGCGCCATCGACATCGTCGTCACCGACGTGATGATGCCGAGGGTGAAGGGGCCCGAGCTGGTGCGCGCGTTGCGGCTGCGCCTCCCACAGCTCCCCGTGGTCTTCATGTCCGGCTACTCTGGGCTCGATGCCGCGGCGCTATCGGAGATGGCGTCACTGGGGCCGATGCTCGCCAAGCCGTTCGCGCAGGAAGCGCTGGCCACGGTCGTCAGGCGCGAACTGGACCGGCACCGCGCGAGCGAGGCGATGACCGCTACGGCGGGCGGCGGCGCGGCGGAGCCCATCGTTCCCGGGCGCTATCGCCCGTTTGATTCTGGCGGGGGCGCGCGATAG